The proteins below come from a single Onychomys torridus chromosome 18, mOncTor1.1, whole genome shotgun sequence genomic window:
- the Col11a2 gene encoding collagen alpha-2(XI) chain isoform X3, with amino-acid sequence MGRDEGGAPSVDVLRALRFPSLPDGVRKSKGVCPADVAYRVSRPAQLSAPTRQLFPGGFPKDFSLLTVVRTRPGLQAPLLTLYSAQGVQQLGLELGRPVRFLYEDQRGRPQAPAQPVFRGLSLADGKWHHVAVAVKGQSVTLIIDCKKRVTRPLPRSVHPVLDTRGVVIFGAHILDDEVFEGDVQELVIVPGVQAAYQSCGQKDLECERAQRDGPQIQKPHRAQRSPKKQPPRLHKPQSQEPQRQPTESLYYDYEPPYYDVMTTGTAPDYQYPTPGEEEGAPEPSPLPFLEEEQTDPQVPPTVDSFQAEEYGEGGTDPPAGLYDYTYGYEDYHEETELGPALSAETAHSGAVAHGPRGLKGEKGEPAVLEPGVFVEGPPGPEGPAGLAGPPGIQGNPGPVGDPGERGPPGRAGLPGSDGAPGPPGTSLMLPFRFGSSGGDKGPVVAAQEAQAQAILQQARLALRGPPGPMGYTGRPGPLGQPGSPGLKGESGDLGPQGPRGPQGLTGPPGKAGRRGRAGADGARGMPGEPGVKGDRGFDGLPGLPGEKGHRGDTGAQGLPGPPGEDGERGDDGDIGPRGLPGESGPRGLLGPKGPPGIPGPPGIRGMDGPHGPKGSLGPQGEPGPPGQQGTPGTQGLPGPQGAIGPHGEKGPRGKPGLPGMPGSDGLPGHPGKEGPPGTKGNQGPSGPQGPLGYPGPRGAKGVDGIRGLKGHKGEKGEDGFPGFKGDTGVKGDRGEVGVPGSRGEDGPEGPKGRTGPTGDPGPTGLMGEKGKLGVPGLPGYPGRQGPKGSLGFPGFPGASGEKGARGLSGKSGPRGERGPTGPRGQRGPRGATGKSGAKGTSGGDGPHGPPGERGLPGPQGPNGFPGPKGPPGPAGKDGLPGHPGQRGEVGFQGKTGPPGPPGVVGPQGAAGESGPMGERGHPGPPGPPGEQGLPGTAGKEGTKGDPGPPGAPGKDGPAGLRGFPGERGLPGTAGGPGLKGNEGPAGPPGPAGSPGERGAAGSGGPIGPPGRPGPQGPPGAAGEKGVPGEKGPIGPTGRDGVQGPVGLPGPAGPPGVAGEDGDKGEVGDPGQKGTKGNKGEHGPPGPPGPIGPVGQPGAAGADGEPGARGPQGHFGAKGDEGTRGFNGPPGPIGLQGLPGPSGEKGETGDVGPMGPPGPPGPRGPAGPNGADGPQGPPGGVGNLGPPGDKGEPGESGSPGVQGEPGVKGPRGERGEKGEAGQAGEAGPPGPKGPTGDDGPKGNPGPVGFPGDPGPPGEAGPRGQDGAKGDRGEDGEPGQPGSPGPTGENGPPGPLGKRGPAGTPGPEGRQGEKGAKGDPGAVGAPGKTGPVGPAGPAGKPGPDGLRGLPGSVGQQGRPGATGQAGPPGPVGPPGLPGLRGDAGAKGEKGHPGLIGLIGPTGEQGEKGDRGLPGPQGSPGQKGETGIPGASGPIGPGGPPGLPGPAGPKGAKGATGPAGPKGEKGVQGPPGHPGPPGEVIQPLPIQMPKKTRRSVDGSQLMQDDEAEPTGGAPGTPVGLEEIFGSLDSLREEIEQMRKPTGTQDSPARTCQDLKLCHPELPDGEYWVDPNQGCARDAFRVFCNFTAGGETCVTPRDDVTQFSYVDSEGSPVGVVQLTFLRLLSVSAHQDVSYPCSVVPQDGPLRLRGANEDELSPETSPYVKEFRDGCQTQQGRTVLEVRTPVLEQLPVLDASFSDLGAPTRRGGVLLGPVCFMG; translated from the exons ATGGGGCGGGACGAAGGAG GTGCACCCTCTGTGGATGTACTACGTGCCCTGAGGTTCCCCTCCCTTCCTGATGGTGTCCGGAAATCAAAAGGGGTCTGTCCGGCTGATGTGGCCTACCGTGTGTCGCGACCTGCCCAGCTCAGTGCACCCACCCGCCAGCTCTTCCCAG GAGGCTTTCCCAAAGATTTCTCTCTGCTGACTGTTGTCCGGACCCGccctggcctccaggctcccctCTTGACTCTGTACAGTGCCCAGGGAGTCCAGCAGCTGGGCCTGGAGCTCGGTCGCCCTGTTCGCTTTCTGTATGAGGACCAGAGGGGACGGCCACAAGCCCCCGCTCAGCCTGTCTTCCGAGGCCTCAGCCTAGCAGATGGAAA GTGGCaccatgtggctgtggctgtgaagGGCCAGTCTGTCACCCTCATTATCGACTGTAAGAAGCGAGTCACCAGGCCCCTTCCCCGAAGTGTGCATCCAGTGTTGGACACCCGTGGGGTGGTGATCTTTGGTGCCCACATCCTAGACGACGAAGTCTTTGAG GGTGATGTTCAGGAGCTCGTCATTGTCCCAGGCGTCCAAGCTGCATATCAGTCTTGTGGACAGAAGGATCTGGAATGTGAGAGGGCACAGAGAGATGGACCTCAGATCCAGAAGCCTCACAGAGCCCAGAGATCTCCAAAGAAGCAGCCACCAAGACTTCATAAGCCACAGAGCCAGGAGCCCCAGCGACAG CCCACTGAGTCTCTCTACTATGACTACGAGCCCCCCTATTATGATGTGATGACTACAGGGACGGCCCCTGATTACCAG TACCCCACCCCAGGTGAAGAGGAAGGAGCCCCGGAGCCCAGCCCCTTGCCATTTCTTGAAGAG GAGCAGACAGATCCCCAGGTTCCCCCAACAGTCGACAGTTTCCAGGCAGAGGAGTATGGGGAGGGTGGCACAGACCCCCCAGCAGGGCTCTACGATTACACCTATGGCTATGAGGACTATCATGAGGAGACAGAGCTTGGCCCTGCCCTCTCTGCGGAGACTGCTCACTCAGGAGCC GTTGCCCACGGACCCCGGGGgctgaagggagagaaaggagagcctGCCGTGCTGGAGCCT GGTGTGTTCGTTGAGGGCCCCCCTGGCCCAGAAGGTCCTGCG GGATTGGCTGGACCCCCTGGTATCCAGGGGAACCCAGGCCCAGTTGGAGACCCTGGTGAGAGG GGCCCCCCTGGCCGGGCAGGGCTCCCTGGATCGGATGGAGCCCCTGGTCCTCCAGGCACGTCTCTGATGCTCCCA TTCCGGTTTGGCAGTAGTGGGGGTGACAAGGGCCCTGTGGTGGCCGCCCAggaggcccaggcccaggccatTCTGCAGCAGGCACGG CTGGCACTCCGTGGACCCCCTGGCCCCATGGGATACACGGGCCGCCCTGGACCCTTG GGTCAGCCTGGGAGCCCTGGCTTGAAAGGAGAATCTGGAGACCTGGGCCCTCAG GGCCCCAGAGGACCTCAGGGCCTCACAGGCCCTCCTGGCAAGGCTGGGCGAAGG GGCCGGGCAGGTGCTGATGGAGCCCGTGGGATGCCCGGAGAACCCGGTGTGAAG GGTGACCGAGGTTTTGACGGACTTCCAGGGCTACCTGGAGAGAAGGGACACAGG GGTGATACAGGTGCTCAGGGCCTTCCTGGGCCTCCTGGCGAAGATGGAGAGCGG GGTGACGATGGAGACATTGGGCCCCGGGGGCTGCCTGGAGAGTCG GGACCCAGAGGACTTCTTGGCCCCAAAGGTCCACCTGGAATTCCGGGGCCGCCG GGAATTCGAGGCATGGATGGTCCccatggccccaaagggagtttG GGACCTCAAGGAGAGCCAGGGCCCCCTGGACAACAGGGCACTCCTGGGACCCAG GGTCTCCCTGGACCCCAGGGTGCCATCGGTCCTCATGGAGAGAAG GGCCCTCGGGGGAAACCAGGGCTCCCTGGCATGCCTGGGTCAGACGGACTCCCG GGTCACCCAGGGAAGGAAGGTCCCCCTGGGACCAAAGGGAACCAG gGGCCCTCTGGACCACAGGGTCCTTTAGGATACCCAGGCCCTCGAGGTGCCAAG GGTGTGGATGGAATTCGGGGCCTGAAGGGCCACAAGGGTGAAAAG GGCGAGGATGGCTTTCCTGGGTTCAAAGGTGACACAGGCGTGAAAGGAGACAGG GGTGAGGTTGGAGTCCCTGGTTCCAGGGGAGAAGATGGCCCTGAAGGGCCGAAAGGGCGCACTGGACCTACTGGGGACCCTGGACCCACTGGGCTCATGGGCGAGAAG GGCAAGCTAGGTGTTCCTGGGCTGCCTGGCTACCCCGGACGCCAGGGTCCCAAG GGCTCCCTGGGGTTTCCTGGTTTTCCTGGAGCCAGTGGAGAGAAGGGAGCTCGG GGCCTGTCTGGAAAATCAGGACCTCGGGGAGAACGGGGCCCCACG GGCCCAAGGGGTCAACGGGGACCTCGAGGTGCCACTGGGAAGTCTGGAGCCAAG GGAACATCAGGTGGTGACGGTCCCCACGGGCCACCCGGAGAAAGG GGTCTTCCTGGCCCTCAAGGCCCCAATGGATTTCCTGGCCCCAAAGGCCCTCCC GGCCCCGCAGGGAAGGACGGGCTGCCGGGACACCCAGGCCAGAGGGGAGAAGTG GGATTCCAAGGGAAGACAGGCCCCCCAGGCCCTCCTGGAGTGGTGGGACCTCAG GGAGCAGCTGGGGAAAGTGGTCCCATGGGGGAGAGAGGTCACCCTGGCCCCCCAGGACCTCCTGGAGAGCAAGGACTGCCTGGAACAGCTGGAAAGGAAGGGACCAAG GGTGATCCTGGCCCCCCTGGCGCCCCAGGGAAGGATGGTCCCGCGGGTCTGAGAGGCTTCCCAGGAGAGCGAGGCCTCCCAGGCACTGCT GGTGGACCTGGCCTGAAGGGAAATGAAGGTCCAGCTGGCCCTCCTGGCCCTGCA ggctCCCCTGGGGAGCGAGGTGCAGCAGGATCAGGAGGCCCCATTGGTCCCCCAGGGCGTCCAGGCCCACAAGGTCCCCCTGGAGCAGCAGGAGAGAAAGGCGTCCCG GGTGAGAAGGGCCCTATCGGTCCCACTGGCCGTGATGGGGTGCAGGGTCCTGTGGGGCTTCCTGGTCCAGCAGGACCCCCAGGTGTGGCTGGAGAAGATGGGGACAAG GGTGAGGTGGGAGACCCAGGACAGAAGGGTACCAAAGGGAACAAAGGCGAGCAT GGCCCTCCTGGACCTCCTGGTCCCATCGGTCCTGTGGGGCAGCCCGGAGCTGCG GGAGCTGATGGGGAGCCTGGAGCTCGGGGGCCCCAGGGACACTTTGGAGCCAAAGGCGATGAAGGGACGAGAGGATTCAATGGGCCCCCGGGACCCATTGGCCTCCAG GGCCTGCCAGGACCttctggggagaagggagaaacaGGAGATGTGGGGCCTATG GGACCACCTGGCCCTCCAGGACCTCGCGGCCCCGCTGGACCCAATGGTGCTGAC ggCCCACAAGGTCCCCCTGGAGGTGTTGGGAACCTGGGTCCCCCTGGAGACAAG GGGGAGCCGGGAGAGTCTGGGTCTCCAGGCGTCCAGGGTGAACCGGGTGTCAAG GGTCCGCGTGGTGAACGTGGTGAGAAAGGAGAGGCTGGGCAGGCGGGAGAGGCTGGACCACCAGGGCCTAAAGGCCCGACAGGCGATGATGGCCCCAAGGGGAACCCT GGTCCTGTTGGCTTTCCTGGGGACCCTGGGCCCCCTGGAGAAGCTGGCCCACGG GGCCAGGATGGTGCCAAGGGTGACCGGGGAGAGGATGGCGAGCCAGGACAGCCT GGATCCCCTGGCCCCACCGGGGAGAATGGGCCCCCTGGACCCCTTGGGAAACGG GGACCTGCTGGCACCCCCGGTCCAGAGGGTCgacaaggagagaagggagccaAG GGGGACCCTGGTGCTGTCGGGGCCCCAGGAAAGACAGGCCCTGTGGGTCCTGCAGGCCCGGCAGGAAAGCCTGGCCCTGATGGTCTGCGGGGACTCCCAGGTTCAGTG GGTCAACAAGGTCGTCCTGGAGCCACAGGCCAGGCTGGACCCCCAGGTCCTGTG GGACCCCCAGGGCTTCCTGGCCTCCGGGGTGATGCTGGAGCCAAGGGAGAGAAG GGCCACCCAGGTCTTATCGGACTGATCGGGCCGACTggagagcaaggagagaagggtGACCGGGGTCTTCCTGGCCCTCAAGGCTCCCCCGGACAGAAGGGAGAGACG GGTATCCCAGGAGCTTCTGGCCCCATCGGTCCTGGAGGGCCCCCTGGCCTGCCC GGACCCGCTGGCCCCAAAGGAGCCAAAGGAGCCACA GGCCCGGCTGGACCCAAGGGAGAGAAGGGCGTGCAGGGCCCTCCAGGACACCCG GGCCCCCCGGGCGAGGTGATCCAGCCACTGCCCATCCAGATGCCCAAGAAGACCCGCCGCTCTGTGGACGGAAGCCAACTGATGCAGGACGATGAGGCTGAGCCCACTGGTGGTGCCCCGGGCACGCCTGTAGGGCTGGAGGAGATCTTTGGCTCACTGGACTCTCTGCGGGAGGAGATCGAGCAGATGAGGAAGCCGACAGGGACCCAGGACAGCCCTGCTCGAACCTGCCAGGACTTGAAGCTGTGCCACCCTGAGCTCCCTGATG GAGAGTACTGGGTTGACCCCAACCAGGGCTGTGCTCGGGATGCCTTCCGGGTGTTCTGCAACTTTACAGCAGGAGGGGAGACTTGTGTTACACCTAGGGATGACGTCACACAG TTCTCCTATGTGGACTCTGAGGGCTCCCCAGTGGGCGTGGTCCAGCTCACCTTCCTGCGTCTGCTCAGCGTCTCTGCCCACCAGGATGTCTCCTACCCTTGCTCTGTAGTACCCCAGGATGGCCCCCTGAGACTCCGGGGGGCCAATGAGGATGAATTGAGCCCCGAGACCAGCCCCTACGTCAAGGAGTTCAGAGACGGCTGTCAG ACCCAGCAAGGCCGGACGGTGTTGGAGGTGCGCACACCTGTGTTGGAGCAACTGCCCGTGCTGGACGCCTCCTTCTCAGACCTGGGGGCCCCCACAAGGCGGGGAGGAGTGCTTCTGGGGCCTGTCTGCTtcatgggctag
- the Col11a2 gene encoding collagen alpha-2(XI) chain isoform X1, with product MERCSPCHRLLLLLPLVLGLNAAPGWAGAPSVDVLRALRFPSLPDGVRKSKGVCPADVAYRVSRPAQLSAPTRQLFPGGFPKDFSLLTVVRTRPGLQAPLLTLYSAQGVQQLGLELGRPVRFLYEDQRGRPQAPAQPVFRGLSLADGKWHHVAVAVKGQSVTLIIDCKKRVTRPLPRSVHPVLDTRGVVIFGAHILDDEVFEGDVQELVIVPGVQAAYQSCGQKDLECERAQRDGPQIQKPHRAQRSPKKQPPRLHKPQSQEPQRQPTESLYYDYEPPYYDVMTTGTAPDYQYPTPGEEEGAPEPSPLPFLEEEQTDPQVPPTVDSFQAEEYGEGGTDPPAGLYDYTYGYEDYHEETELGPALSAETAHSGAVAHGPRGLKGEKGEPAVLEPGVFVEGPPGPEGPAGLAGPPGIQGNPGPVGDPGERGPPGRAGLPGSDGAPGPPGTSLMLPFRFGSSGGDKGPVVAAQEAQAQAILQQARLALRGPPGPMGYTGRPGPLGQPGSPGLKGESGDLGPQGPRGPQGLTGPPGKAGRRGRAGADGARGMPGEPGVKGDRGFDGLPGLPGEKGHRGDTGAQGLPGPPGEDGERGDDGDIGPRGLPGESGPRGLLGPKGPPGIPGPPGIRGMDGPHGPKGSLGPQGEPGPPGQQGTPGTQGLPGPQGAIGPHGEKGPRGKPGLPGMPGSDGLPGHPGKEGPPGTKGNQGPSGPQGPLGYPGPRGAKGVDGIRGLKGHKGEKGEDGFPGFKGDTGVKGDRGEVGVPGSRGEDGPEGPKGRTGPTGDPGPTGLMGEKGKLGVPGLPGYPGRQGPKGSLGFPGFPGASGEKGARGLSGKSGPRGERGPTGPRGQRGPRGATGKSGAKGTSGGDGPHGPPGERGLPGPQGPNGFPGPKGPPGPAGKDGLPGHPGQRGEVGFQGKTGPPGPPGVVGPQGAAGESGPMGERGHPGPPGPPGEQGLPGTAGKEGTKGDPGPPGAPGKDGPAGLRGFPGERGLPGTAGGPGLKGNEGPAGPPGPAGSPGERGAAGSGGPIGPPGRPGPQGPPGAAGEKGVPGEKGPIGPTGRDGVQGPVGLPGPAGPPGVAGEDGDKGEVGDPGQKGTKGNKGEHGPPGPPGPIGPVGQPGAAGADGEPGARGPQGHFGAKGDEGTRGFNGPPGPIGLQGLPGPSGEKGETGDVGPMGPPGPPGPRGPAGPNGADGPQGPPGGVGNLGPPGDKGEPGESGSPGVQGEPGVKGPRGERGEKGEAGQAGEAGPPGPKGPTGDDGPKGNPGPVGFPGDPGPPGEAGPRGQDGAKGDRGEDGEPGQPGSPGPTGENGPPGPLGKRGPAGTPGPEGRQGEKGAKGDPGAVGAPGKTGPVGPAGPAGKPGPDGLRGLPGSVGQQGRPGATGQAGPPGPVGPPGLPGLRGDAGAKGEKGHPGLIGLIGPTGEQGEKGDRGLPGPQGSPGQKGETGIPGASGPIGPGGPPGLPGPAGPKGAKGATGPAGPKGEKGVQGPPGHPGPPGEVIQPLPIQMPKKTRRSVDGSQLMQDDEAEPTGGAPGTPVGLEEIFGSLDSLREEIEQMRKPTGTQDSPARTCQDLKLCHPELPDGEYWVDPNQGCARDAFRVFCNFTAGGETCVTPRDDVTQFSYVDSEGSPVGVVQLTFLRLLSVSAHQDVSYPCSVVPQDGPLRLRGANEDELSPETSPYVKEFRDGCQTQQGRTVLEVRTPVLEQLPVLDASFSDLGAPTRRGGVLLGPVCFMG from the exons ATGGAGCGGTGCAGCCCCTGCCACCGCCTCCTCCTGCTCCTACCTCTGGTGCTGGGGCTGAATGCTGCCCCGGGATGGGCAG GTGCACCCTCTGTGGATGTACTACGTGCCCTGAGGTTCCCCTCCCTTCCTGATGGTGTCCGGAAATCAAAAGGGGTCTGTCCGGCTGATGTGGCCTACCGTGTGTCGCGACCTGCCCAGCTCAGTGCACCCACCCGCCAGCTCTTCCCAG GAGGCTTTCCCAAAGATTTCTCTCTGCTGACTGTTGTCCGGACCCGccctggcctccaggctcccctCTTGACTCTGTACAGTGCCCAGGGAGTCCAGCAGCTGGGCCTGGAGCTCGGTCGCCCTGTTCGCTTTCTGTATGAGGACCAGAGGGGACGGCCACAAGCCCCCGCTCAGCCTGTCTTCCGAGGCCTCAGCCTAGCAGATGGAAA GTGGCaccatgtggctgtggctgtgaagGGCCAGTCTGTCACCCTCATTATCGACTGTAAGAAGCGAGTCACCAGGCCCCTTCCCCGAAGTGTGCATCCAGTGTTGGACACCCGTGGGGTGGTGATCTTTGGTGCCCACATCCTAGACGACGAAGTCTTTGAG GGTGATGTTCAGGAGCTCGTCATTGTCCCAGGCGTCCAAGCTGCATATCAGTCTTGTGGACAGAAGGATCTGGAATGTGAGAGGGCACAGAGAGATGGACCTCAGATCCAGAAGCCTCACAGAGCCCAGAGATCTCCAAAGAAGCAGCCACCAAGACTTCATAAGCCACAGAGCCAGGAGCCCCAGCGACAG CCCACTGAGTCTCTCTACTATGACTACGAGCCCCCCTATTATGATGTGATGACTACAGGGACGGCCCCTGATTACCAG TACCCCACCCCAGGTGAAGAGGAAGGAGCCCCGGAGCCCAGCCCCTTGCCATTTCTTGAAGAG GAGCAGACAGATCCCCAGGTTCCCCCAACAGTCGACAGTTTCCAGGCAGAGGAGTATGGGGAGGGTGGCACAGACCCCCCAGCAGGGCTCTACGATTACACCTATGGCTATGAGGACTATCATGAGGAGACAGAGCTTGGCCCTGCCCTCTCTGCGGAGACTGCTCACTCAGGAGCC GTTGCCCACGGACCCCGGGGgctgaagggagagaaaggagagcctGCCGTGCTGGAGCCT GGTGTGTTCGTTGAGGGCCCCCCTGGCCCAGAAGGTCCTGCG GGATTGGCTGGACCCCCTGGTATCCAGGGGAACCCAGGCCCAGTTGGAGACCCTGGTGAGAGG GGCCCCCCTGGCCGGGCAGGGCTCCCTGGATCGGATGGAGCCCCTGGTCCTCCAGGCACGTCTCTGATGCTCCCA TTCCGGTTTGGCAGTAGTGGGGGTGACAAGGGCCCTGTGGTGGCCGCCCAggaggcccaggcccaggccatTCTGCAGCAGGCACGG CTGGCACTCCGTGGACCCCCTGGCCCCATGGGATACACGGGCCGCCCTGGACCCTTG GGTCAGCCTGGGAGCCCTGGCTTGAAAGGAGAATCTGGAGACCTGGGCCCTCAG GGCCCCAGAGGACCTCAGGGCCTCACAGGCCCTCCTGGCAAGGCTGGGCGAAGG GGCCGGGCAGGTGCTGATGGAGCCCGTGGGATGCCCGGAGAACCCGGTGTGAAG GGTGACCGAGGTTTTGACGGACTTCCAGGGCTACCTGGAGAGAAGGGACACAGG GGTGATACAGGTGCTCAGGGCCTTCCTGGGCCTCCTGGCGAAGATGGAGAGCGG GGTGACGATGGAGACATTGGGCCCCGGGGGCTGCCTGGAGAGTCG GGACCCAGAGGACTTCTTGGCCCCAAAGGTCCACCTGGAATTCCGGGGCCGCCG GGAATTCGAGGCATGGATGGTCCccatggccccaaagggagtttG GGACCTCAAGGAGAGCCAGGGCCCCCTGGACAACAGGGCACTCCTGGGACCCAG GGTCTCCCTGGACCCCAGGGTGCCATCGGTCCTCATGGAGAGAAG GGCCCTCGGGGGAAACCAGGGCTCCCTGGCATGCCTGGGTCAGACGGACTCCCG GGTCACCCAGGGAAGGAAGGTCCCCCTGGGACCAAAGGGAACCAG gGGCCCTCTGGACCACAGGGTCCTTTAGGATACCCAGGCCCTCGAGGTGCCAAG GGTGTGGATGGAATTCGGGGCCTGAAGGGCCACAAGGGTGAAAAG GGCGAGGATGGCTTTCCTGGGTTCAAAGGTGACACAGGCGTGAAAGGAGACAGG GGTGAGGTTGGAGTCCCTGGTTCCAGGGGAGAAGATGGCCCTGAAGGGCCGAAAGGGCGCACTGGACCTACTGGGGACCCTGGACCCACTGGGCTCATGGGCGAGAAG GGCAAGCTAGGTGTTCCTGGGCTGCCTGGCTACCCCGGACGCCAGGGTCCCAAG GGCTCCCTGGGGTTTCCTGGTTTTCCTGGAGCCAGTGGAGAGAAGGGAGCTCGG GGCCTGTCTGGAAAATCAGGACCTCGGGGAGAACGGGGCCCCACG GGCCCAAGGGGTCAACGGGGACCTCGAGGTGCCACTGGGAAGTCTGGAGCCAAG GGAACATCAGGTGGTGACGGTCCCCACGGGCCACCCGGAGAAAGG GGTCTTCCTGGCCCTCAAGGCCCCAATGGATTTCCTGGCCCCAAAGGCCCTCCC GGCCCCGCAGGGAAGGACGGGCTGCCGGGACACCCAGGCCAGAGGGGAGAAGTG GGATTCCAAGGGAAGACAGGCCCCCCAGGCCCTCCTGGAGTGGTGGGACCTCAG GGAGCAGCTGGGGAAAGTGGTCCCATGGGGGAGAGAGGTCACCCTGGCCCCCCAGGACCTCCTGGAGAGCAAGGACTGCCTGGAACAGCTGGAAAGGAAGGGACCAAG GGTGATCCTGGCCCCCCTGGCGCCCCAGGGAAGGATGGTCCCGCGGGTCTGAGAGGCTTCCCAGGAGAGCGAGGCCTCCCAGGCACTGCT GGTGGACCTGGCCTGAAGGGAAATGAAGGTCCAGCTGGCCCTCCTGGCCCTGCA ggctCCCCTGGGGAGCGAGGTGCAGCAGGATCAGGAGGCCCCATTGGTCCCCCAGGGCGTCCAGGCCCACAAGGTCCCCCTGGAGCAGCAGGAGAGAAAGGCGTCCCG GGTGAGAAGGGCCCTATCGGTCCCACTGGCCGTGATGGGGTGCAGGGTCCTGTGGGGCTTCCTGGTCCAGCAGGACCCCCAGGTGTGGCTGGAGAAGATGGGGACAAG GGTGAGGTGGGAGACCCAGGACAGAAGGGTACCAAAGGGAACAAAGGCGAGCAT GGCCCTCCTGGACCTCCTGGTCCCATCGGTCCTGTGGGGCAGCCCGGAGCTGCG GGAGCTGATGGGGAGCCTGGAGCTCGGGGGCCCCAGGGACACTTTGGAGCCAAAGGCGATGAAGGGACGAGAGGATTCAATGGGCCCCCGGGACCCATTGGCCTCCAG GGCCTGCCAGGACCttctggggagaagggagaaacaGGAGATGTGGGGCCTATG GGACCACCTGGCCCTCCAGGACCTCGCGGCCCCGCTGGACCCAATGGTGCTGAC ggCCCACAAGGTCCCCCTGGAGGTGTTGGGAACCTGGGTCCCCCTGGAGACAAG GGGGAGCCGGGAGAGTCTGGGTCTCCAGGCGTCCAGGGTGAACCGGGTGTCAAG GGTCCGCGTGGTGAACGTGGTGAGAAAGGAGAGGCTGGGCAGGCGGGAGAGGCTGGACCACCAGGGCCTAAAGGCCCGACAGGCGATGATGGCCCCAAGGGGAACCCT GGTCCTGTTGGCTTTCCTGGGGACCCTGGGCCCCCTGGAGAAGCTGGCCCACGG GGCCAGGATGGTGCCAAGGGTGACCGGGGAGAGGATGGCGAGCCAGGACAGCCT GGATCCCCTGGCCCCACCGGGGAGAATGGGCCCCCTGGACCCCTTGGGAAACGG GGACCTGCTGGCACCCCCGGTCCAGAGGGTCgacaaggagagaagggagccaAG GGGGACCCTGGTGCTGTCGGGGCCCCAGGAAAGACAGGCCCTGTGGGTCCTGCAGGCCCGGCAGGAAAGCCTGGCCCTGATGGTCTGCGGGGACTCCCAGGTTCAGTG GGTCAACAAGGTCGTCCTGGAGCCACAGGCCAGGCTGGACCCCCAGGTCCTGTG GGACCCCCAGGGCTTCCTGGCCTCCGGGGTGATGCTGGAGCCAAGGGAGAGAAG GGCCACCCAGGTCTTATCGGACTGATCGGGCCGACTggagagcaaggagagaagggtGACCGGGGTCTTCCTGGCCCTCAAGGCTCCCCCGGACAGAAGGGAGAGACG GGTATCCCAGGAGCTTCTGGCCCCATCGGTCCTGGAGGGCCCCCTGGCCTGCCC GGACCCGCTGGCCCCAAAGGAGCCAAAGGAGCCACA GGCCCGGCTGGACCCAAGGGAGAGAAGGGCGTGCAGGGCCCTCCAGGACACCCG GGCCCCCCGGGCGAGGTGATCCAGCCACTGCCCATCCAGATGCCCAAGAAGACCCGCCGCTCTGTGGACGGAAGCCAACTGATGCAGGACGATGAGGCTGAGCCCACTGGTGGTGCCCCGGGCACGCCTGTAGGGCTGGAGGAGATCTTTGGCTCACTGGACTCTCTGCGGGAGGAGATCGAGCAGATGAGGAAGCCGACAGGGACCCAGGACAGCCCTGCTCGAACCTGCCAGGACTTGAAGCTGTGCCACCCTGAGCTCCCTGATG GAGAGTACTGGGTTGACCCCAACCAGGGCTGTGCTCGGGATGCCTTCCGGGTGTTCTGCAACTTTACAGCAGGAGGGGAGACTTGTGTTACACCTAGGGATGACGTCACACAG TTCTCCTATGTGGACTCTGAGGGCTCCCCAGTGGGCGTGGTCCAGCTCACCTTCCTGCGTCTGCTCAGCGTCTCTGCCCACCAGGATGTCTCCTACCCTTGCTCTGTAGTACCCCAGGATGGCCCCCTGAGACTCCGGGGGGCCAATGAGGATGAATTGAGCCCCGAGACCAGCCCCTACGTCAAGGAGTTCAGAGACGGCTGTCAG ACCCAGCAAGGCCGGACGGTGTTGGAGGTGCGCACACCTGTGTTGGAGCAACTGCCCGTGCTGGACGCCTCCTTCTCAGACCTGGGGGCCCCCACAAGGCGGGGAGGAGTGCTTCTGGGGCCTGTCTGCTtcatgggctag